One genomic segment of Xyrauchen texanus isolate HMW12.3.18 chromosome 5, RBS_HiC_50CHRs, whole genome shotgun sequence includes these proteins:
- the spcs3 gene encoding signal peptidase complex subunit 3 has product MNTVLSRANSLFAFSLSVMAALTFGCFITTAFKDRSVAVDIHVSKVMLKNVDDFTGPRERSDLGFVTFDLTADLQPIFDWNVKQLFLYLSAEYSTRSNALNQVVLWDKIVLRGENTKLILRDIKSKYFFFDDGNGLRANKNITLTLSWNVVPNAGILPLVMGSGHKSLAFPETYETAKSY; this is encoded by the exons ATGAACACGGTACTATCGAGAGCGAACTCGCTCTTCGCCTTCTCTCTCAGCGTGATGGCAGCTCTAACATTCGGATGCTTTATTACTACTGCGTTTAAAGACAGAAGCGTAGCGGTGGATATACACGTATCCAAAGTCATGCT TAAAAACGTGGACGACTTCACAGGACCAAGAGAGAGGAGTGATTTGGGCTTTGTGACGTTTGACTTAACTGCTGAT CTTCAACCAATATTTGACTGGAATGTGAAGCAGCTCTTTCTTTATTTGTCTGCTGAGTATTCAACCAGATCCAAT GCACTAAACCAGGTGGTGCTGTGGGACAAGATTGTCTTGAGAGGTGAAAATACCAAACTAATCCTGAGGGATATTAAATCCAAGTACTTTTTCTTTGATGATGGCAATGGTTTAAG GGCAAATAAGAacatcactctcactctctcctgGAATGTGGTGCCAAATGCTGGAATCTTGCCATTGGTCATGGGATCTGGACACAAGTCACTTGCCTTCCCTGAAACATATGAAACTGCAAAGAGCTACTGA